In Oryzias melastigma strain HK-1 linkage group LG14, ASM292280v2, whole genome shotgun sequence, the DNA window ATTTAACAACTCATccaaatattgaaaaatgtgaaggaaaacttatttaaaatacttatctgtattgtaaactttttttctctctctttacTTTCAGTTCTCAGTTTTTAGTTTCAAGTTTTCGCTCCCGAGCTGATCCTATTTTTACATGGGGGCAGGGCTTCAAGCTacattttaaaccttaaaactgtaactttttaacataattatgaactagatatatagcatcacctgcgaAAATGTTAGTTTGAATGATGTacgctgaatttggccgctgaagatgctgaaaacgctgaagctggtagccagctaaaatattagctaaatgccaaattagccaaaaaatagctaaaaaaaaaacttaggttagccaaaacagctagcatggctggaaaaatagctaaacttcaaaatagcctaaaaaactgaaaaaacggtaaattagccataacagatagcatgtagctgaaatattagctacactccaaagcagcctaaaaaaggctaaattagcagctaacatgtaacaaacagctagcatgtagctgaaaaaatagctaaacttcaaaatagccttaaagttagcagaatgccaattttttaaattgtaaaaaccgcaactttttacacaatttaccctctataaaaatatattttgtccaaattatacaagttagaaataagcgcacgataacatcgggtcattaataacaataaaataaaatgatctgggggccGGATTTAactacctggagggccggtttcggcccccgggtcttgactttgatgCATTTGCGGTAGCCAATCAGCTAAAAGTCCCGCCCCCAGTTTTAGGTTTGTAacaattttaggtttaaaattttttttattactacttttttcaaaaatttcaaTGTCTTTCGAgtttacagctttatttttcacatttttaaaaattaattcaatttcaGTGTGTACTTTCAAGATTAAAACTTCAAATTGacaatctggtttttcattcactttaagctgatccgtATTTAAGCCGGTAGTGTTCTGTCAAAAGCCATAATCTGAATGTCTGAAGTTAAAAACCTTTCCTCCGAGTCGAGTTTGTCAGAATCTGCTATTTACTTGCAGTCTGAAGGCACATCAGTGAAGACGCGGAGCAGGAAGTCGCCCTGCTGCCCGGGGTCGAAGGTGGTGGGGATGATGACGTAGCGGCCCTCCTTCATCTCCTTCCTGAGGAAGACGCAGCGCGAGTTGATGTAGATGGAGCCGGCTACCTTCTGCTGGGCCGTGTGCATGCGGTACTTCCGGTTCACCTCCACCTGCAGGGACCACAGATGAGGCGTCTGCGCGCGGACGCAAACATCGGCCGGTTCTGGCTTTACCCGGTGAATGTCGAAGCCGATGGCCAGGTTTTCTCCTTTGCCCTCTTTGGGTGTGGCCCTCTTCTCCTTCTGCTGCAAGCAGATCAGCACCTCGTCTTCCACCTTCTTCACATCGAACACGTactgcaggaggaagaggacggTCACACCTCCGCTCAGGTGTTCAGCTCTCATTAGGGCTACCCACCTGAGGGTTCTGCAGGAAGGTGTTCTTGTGGTTGATGCAGCCGCCGGCCCGGTTGCGCAGCGGGTCTTGGCGGTGGACCCACGAACCCTGGATCACTTCCTCCTCCCAGGTCTTGTGGATGCTTAAGTAGGAGGTGTTGATGAGGCGGCAGAGGATCAGGTCGGTGAAGTACTGGCAGAAGTCGTCGAAGGTCATCCTGCAGGAGGGCAGGTAAAGAGGAGAAGAAAGACCCGAGAGAGTGGATACCGACTGGAGGGAAAGAAGAAGATCTTGAACGGGTGCGAAAGCAGAGGAAACAAGACCAGGATCAGAGCAAACGGCGGCACGGCACAGACACAACAGGACGGGCTGCGCGGAGGACACGCAAATCCGacacatttataaatatggatttccaaaaaaataaacattttcttcttttatttttagaaaatagcagaacatttgagctttaaagccccactcctaACATCTTCAGAGCATTCCCAGTTTTTTGTAGTCATAATTACcctattttctggactataagtcgcaggagcaaaaaagtgcatataaagaagaaaaaacacatttatgtctcacttttaagagaaaagcaTGGAGACAAATAAGTGTCACCCCAAATTATGCGtgcgtaattcctgatttgtgtgtaacttaggGTTTGTGGTGCGTATTCTTGAATTGAAACTCGTATaacacattttggaaaaaaattacaaaatacaatttacagatacacaaattaaaattacaacaccTTGAAACTAATCACACATGCAAATCTTGAATAATTACACACTAATTACTTGttcgcacacacaaaacctcagttaccgTGAGACTCTTGTCACATCTCAGAGATTCGTCCGTGAGTATCGCCTTTAAAtactgctagaatgctgggtcatcagagttttcttatccgtagctttgaacttagatataatatgaataataataattatcagTTAATAATATCCCgcaaaacttgacattttcccactttcttaaacagatatgcctgataattaatataaaaaaaagtctaaacaagcgttttaagaacatttaaaaataaaagtatttcccAGAACTGATTGCTTCCTTTCTGCCACTTCTCCCCTGACAGCGTCGACCTTTTTTTACAACCAATGCAAAGAGTTCTGGTCGGCAAACGCAGCAATTGCAGACAGCACCGGCCCGCTACAATCTGCTGGTCCGGCGCCGGGATAAAACgcttgtttagactttttaatattaattattgggCATATCcttttaagaaagtgggaaaatgtcaagttttactgGATATTATTCaccaattattattatattcacATTATATTTAAGTTCAAATCGGCTGATacgaaaactctgatgaccgagTATTCTAGTAGTATTTTAACGCATCACTTACGGACGAATCTGTGAGACGTTACaaagtctcaccacagatttgtacgtaactgaggttttgtgtgtccGTAACGTGATTCAAGctcaatttttaaagatttagtttcaagctgttgtaattttaattagaaaagtccaatatttataaataaatttgtcAAGCCCGACGTAACATTGCATTCAAACCGAACGCGATTCATGCGACAAATTCACGTCCACTGACTCTTTTGAGGCGCGATAAATGCAGCTCAAAGCTCGTCTAAAAATGCGTTCATAAACTTGATGCTCCGATTGTTTGTGGAGAagattgttttcatgtttgttttggaccgtgcctcttcttctgcgtttctgatACATAAACGTAcagtgccatctagtggttgttagagggaaaataacgaatatatgagcctatttatgttttaaaaaatcacaaataagtcgttcctgagtataagtcgcatccCTGGAAAAAAagtactccggaaaatacggtataccgtttttagacaaaaaattgtgttgtttttttgtagagCGGCACTAATTCTTCAGAaatggagcaaccccacccccacttcccatcccCTTTGGCCGGCCCATGTCACAGATGCGATATGTCATTTTGTGTCGGCTTCTGATTCATGACGGTTtgaatgaaatacattttaatcatcctttcattttatatacattataaaaatgctgcaactatatattaaaaacatcaatttcattggagtgggtctttaaggtcaACAAaatgttaccatggaaacagcaAGAACTGAAAAAAGGTCACTTGCTTTGTTAggttaataattaaaagataaaaaactaaaataaacgtCATCTTGACCTCTCAGACTTATATTCAGAGTTAggaggattgttttttttgattgttttttttttatataaagagGTCAAAGCTCATAAGAACCATCAATTCAAAGGTCAGGCTTGGGTCTTCCTGATTATTGATAGAGCTTATTAATGCAAAAAGTGGGAGGTTCTCATCACAAATCATCTGATCTGAGACGGTTATCGTGCGAATACGCTCATTCTAACGAACTGATAACTCGTCTGTTCGGTACTGGAGGCGGCGTTTGGGTTCTCACCAGAACTCGCCGTCGTCCTGCACGGTCACGCCCAGCTTCTCTCTTTCGCTCTTGCTCACTTTGTTCCACTCTTCtgaactgcagaaaaacaaaacacagcagagaaaagGTCACCTGAAGGGCGGAGACCTCCATCATCAAATCACTGATGAGATGCAGCtcgggggctgcacggtggtgtagtggtcagcaccGAGGTCCGAGGTCCTGGTTCAGCTTTCATGTTGACTTTCTGAGGCCGTGTTGCATCTGGGATGTAAATTTaggtgaaaacaaaatattcaacatatttttacatcagaataaaaatgtttaaaattaaatatgaataaatctTACTAAGAAAACAGCTCGgatatgtaaaatatttaaataaaaaatggaaacagagacttttaagcttttctccacaaataaaatgtatggaAACAATTTATAGTTTGAATGCTAAACTGGAAAAGTAAATAGAATAGTTTGTTTTAGCATTCATGTGTGAATTTTCTGAGTTTATTCTCAGCAGAAACGTTGGTATCTTGGTGATTGTTGAGTTTTTATGCTCACTGACTCGCTGTCCTCCTCAGCTCTGACAGTCAGTGAGCGATGACCACGGAGGAGACGACTCGGGCTTCATCAGTGACCTTTTCTGCCTCATCGATCAGCCGTTTCCAGCCTAACTACTCGCCAGTTTGTTTCAGAGGCTACGTTTTcattacacatatgcacaaaactatcaaaactaaaaatatattaaaaaaaaaaatagtattacactgtttccattaaatcataattatctgaataaacacaaacgGTATAAGTCCTTCAAAAACACGACAACAAATGTCCTGTTTTGCTCATCtgtagcgctcatcatcatctatcaaaggagacgtcggcgtttTGTTCAGGCTATTGAGCGGCGAGCTTCGTGTGAGCGGCTACGTTTGATGGGATTTGGGGGAAAtgatgattttacagaggagctgtggatccaacaattcctcATGACACGCTAAACTTTTGATTAGCTGCGGTGCTGTGGGACCTCTAGTGGTATCcagttgttggtcatgtgacttgtttaattaaaaaaaaaggtttcctaTTTCAGTTTTGTCAGTCAATGTCAATTTTGACATGCCTCAAAAAACAACTCCTCAAagcacaaatactttttttttataaataatttttttttcaaaattgtcctgtttttaaattataatcacaaatccaatttgcagaATTTCACAGTCTATCAAAACGCAGCTAGAATCTAATATCCAACCAGCATTTATTCCTGTGAAAAGTcaaaagctacgttcacaccaggatCAGCAGGCGGCCACTTGCAATAAAGTCAATGAAAAGTGCATTTGGAGCTCCAGCGTTCTGAACTCCTGAGTTAACATGTAACTAGACGTTTCTTTGACAGTTTTTGGGTTGTACACAGACGCACAGCCATTGAACACACAATGCAAGGTAAATCAGGTCAAACTTTAACCAAtaagggactcagatttggtagtgaaaTATGGATAGCGGACGTcacaaccgtttgaaaattggaggagaaatgaataattgcagtCTGTGCTCGGCTGGAATTCAATGTatcagaataaagctgtgaaggaaaaaccctgcaggaagattcaccagatttacctcttccaactgtaggtggcggacatgcgctagatacaggagaaaaagtaaaagaggAAGAAACGTCGAGCACGGTCTTCAACGTGGTTCTCATGCTCGTGTAGATTTATCcctcagtcacaactgccctcgGAGCCAATATGGGTTATCTGCTGgttaaaaatggtcaaacccggtttagacaaaatataaagGCTGTAGACCATTTAGTGAACTCATGctcattttttctatgggcatgctgcgggcgacaggtcgtagtgaacactaaTACTATACGTAAGGGTAAGTAAGAGTAGAAGTAGGTGAGGCGCTGGCGTGTCGTATGGATTTTCAGTTATTCAACCCCCCAATCTCCCAGAATGTGTAAGGtggagtgtagtttgtgtggacagcCTACAGGGGGCCTATGGGCATTTGCATATCACCTGCATATGGCGAGCGTGAGCATCAGCACGCAGTCAGTAAGGGGTCGGTACTTGCACCTTCCTGACAGATTTAATCAGAATATGTATTCTAATATTCACAATATGGTAGTACATTAATCAGAATATGCTAATCCATTAATCTGAACACAATGTGTGAgtgagtcaaggcccgggggccggatctggccctccgggtaatgctttccggccctccagatcattgtatgttattattattaaaggcccgatgttatcttgcactcatttccaacttgtatgattttgacaaaatattgaaagttatttaaggtttaagttgatttgttctggaataatattcctgcctttttattattcataattatgttaaaaagttacagttttaaaaatattcattctgctagctttttggactcttttggcatttactaagattatttaggctattttggagtttagctaatatttcagctacatgctaaccaaaagcattttttttttttgaactttattttattactcaGTTATATGCATTACAACAATAAAACNNNNNNNNNNNNNNNNNNNNNNNNNNNNNNNNNNNNNNNNNNNNNNNNNNNNNNNNNNNNNNNNNNNNNNNNNNNNNNNNNNNNNNNNNNNNNNNNNNNNNNNNNNNNNNNNNNNNNNNNNNNNNNNNNNNNNNNNNNNNNNNNNNNNNNNNNNNNNNNNNNNNNNNNNNNNNNNNNNNNNNNNNNNNNNNNNNNNNNNNNNNNNNNNNNNNNNNNNNNNNNNNNNNNNNNNNNNNNNNNNNNNNNNNNNNNNNNNNNNNNNNNNNNNNNNNNNNNNNNNNNNNNNNNNNNNNNNNNNNNNNNNNNNNNNNNNNNNNNNNNNNNNNNNNNNNNNNNNNNNNNNNNNNNNNNNNNNNNNNNNNNNNNNNNNNNNNNNNNNNNNNNNNNNNNNNNNNNNNNNNNNNNNNNNNNNNNNNNNNNNNNNNNNNNNNNNNNNNNNNNNNNNNNNNNNNNNNNNNNNNNNNNNNNNNNNNNNNNNNNNNNNNNNNNNNNNNNNNNNNNNNNNNNNNNNNNNNNNNNNNNNNNNNNNNNNNNNNNNNNNNNNNNNNNNNNNNNNNNNTTTTTGGActcttttggcatttactaagatgatttaggctattttgaagttaactaatatttcagctacatgctaaccaaaagcatttttttaggctaatttagtatttagctaaaattttagctggatatgatcttcagcatcttcagtggataaattcagcttacagctttcacaatagcattatcacaggtaatgctacatatctagttcatgattatgtttaaaaagttacgattttaaaattttaaaaatgtagctttagagtgttaaaattttttttatcctgttcagcccgcgacctaaggtgtgttttggattttggtcccctgtgcgattgagtttgactctcctaaACTAGAGTTGACCCTCCGAGTACCCGCACAACCCAAAAACCAATAGTAACCTTACAAGTCAACCTCCATACGGTTGCAAGTAAACAAAGCTGAATGTGGAATAAACAGAAGAACAGTACAGAGAAGTCACCTTCCAAAGTGCTGAACTGAATCATGGGGTTTCAGTCTCAGACACATTAGGTTGATTACATTTCCATTTTCAGCGTCTACATGACATGTGCGTCTGCGGCGCTCTCTGTCAGGGGGCTGGATCTCAGCTGTTCTTCATCTGCTTGTTTTGCTCGTTCGTCTGAGGAATCAGAAGCGGCTGCAGATAATGACCTCGCTCGGGAGAATTAATGAGATGTTGGAACTGGAGAACATCAGGGTCATTTGCTACCACGTTCATCTGCTCTGGTTTGGTGTCTGTCTCTGAGGAACGACTGTGATGTTGGAGATGAATGACGCGATGGCAGCTCGGCGAGGGGCAGCTGTGATCACCTGTCGCTCCAGGGGCCGCTCCACTCCTTCTCCCCCCAGGGGTTCCTCATGCGGATCATGTGCAGCTTCTCCGACTTGAAGAAGGCCAGCAGTCCGTGGCCTAACCGGACCTTCCGAACGTCTGTGACGGCGTAGGCGTGACCTTTGACCAAACCGCAGTCCAGGCGGGCTTCCATGTCTTCCACCGTGGTCgcctgaaaaacaacagaacgCAGAGTTTTTATCTCGTTGAAGAAGTGAGATTGATggaatttttaaagatttactcCAACAGCAGCTTTTAGAAGAAAATCCCAAATGTTACGTACAAACAGTGACTGCTGTCTTAACTAATGGTCGCAAACTTCAGTATCGGCTAAAACATGGACATTAGCATCTCTCAAACTGGTTTCATTCAAACCGTACAGCTTATCCAGTTGAGAATCTACTAATGTCAGCTCCATCGTCACTACAGGTGTCCCTCAGGGCTCTGTTCTTGGGCTGCTCCTTTTTTTACCCTCCTCCTCTTGCTTTTCTCCACAAGTTTCcatatattttacattaattCCCGTAGACGACACCCACATCATCGGCCCATCCCAAGTTATACCAGACCTTACTTTTAACTTGTTCGTTTTTCTTAAAGCAATGATTTAAAACGTCTCattatttcatcaaaataaaaatataaaaatacagttaaaatttCCTCCAAAAGGGATTTGGCtccaatgttatttttatttttagagcatCACACCAACAGACTCTCAATACAACTCAAAATGTATCCATCGTCAAAATAATAAACGAAAGAAGTCGCAAAAACATGTTCTGATTAATGTAAAACCATAGTTTAATTAATGGAATATCGTTTACTGATTAATGTAAAACAATGCAGTGCTTTGATTAATAGAATAATGTATTATAAGTAATGGAATTCCTTATATTATGTGTTTTGAGTAATGGGATTACTCTATTCTGAAAACAGGACCATTGTATTCTGATTAATGTATTACCATATTGTGATTAATAGAATATCATATTTTGATTAATAAACTAAAGTATTCTGATTAATGGATTACTGTATTCTGATTAATGGGTTACTAAATTTTAAATAGTGGTCTACCATATTCTGATTAATGGATTACTGTATTCTGATTAATGGACAAGCAAATTATAAGTCATGGAAAAACCATAAATGACATATTTTGAGTAATGGATTACTAAATTCTGAATAGGGGTCTAACATATTCTGATTAATGGGTTACTGTATTCTGATTGATGGACTACCCTATTATGATTCATGTACAACTGTAATCTGATTATTGCATGACAATAATATGAATATTGGACTCCATAACATAAAGTCTTTGTCaatattgtaaatgtaaataataaaagagataattagaacatttttctctttatttctaAGAACACATCTCTTTTGCCTCCACCTCAATAAAAACCTTCCTGCCCTTTGCCAACAGATTTCATTCCTGAACGTCCGTGCTCCAGAGTTTTCTAGAATGCTCTTGGCTAAAGAATGCTTGTGAGTGGAGGTGCTCTGGACGAGATAATAAAAGAAGCAGTCGGATCAGAACCAGGACTTTGAGCAGTCCTCAAAAGACCTCATCATTAGTCATGATTGGCTACAGAAGATGTGTTTACCCTGATGGAGCAGCTGATCAGGCCGTCTCTGTTGTGGACTTTGAGGACTCTTTCAAACAGCTGATTACGGGCCACCTCATCTGTAGCCATCTGACCTTCCAGCAGGTCCACGGGTTCAGACACACCCCCCGTAAAATCCACCAGCGCGTCGGCCGTGTTTCCCCCATCCAAGGCTTCGTAGCATCCATATACCCTGCAGGCAGACAGAAAGTTCTACCAATTAAAGTCTAATAATGAGTCAAGAACTCTGGCAGATCATTCGTTAGCTCCTAAAGACTGTATCTTGCGGATCTGGTACTAACTTGGCGTAGGCCTTCTCCACCAGGGCGCTCCAGAACTCGTTGCTGTCATTGGAATGGCAGTAGACGAGCTGGTTGTCTACTGTGGGCAGCCGGTCGTCAATCACCACGTCCACCCACTCCCCGAAGCGCCAGAAGCGGAAGTGGAAGATCCCCGCGTAGGAGTCCGGCTTTTCCGTGTCCCACTCCTGCTCCTTCCAGTCCGGAATGACCTGGAGGAACCGGAGCAAAACAGGAAGCTTTGAGAGGTGAGAGGTAATCTCTGACGGCTGACAGAGCTCCAGCCCGcctcagtttttaaataacaaactgTTTCTGTGATAAAAGACAACCACTCCAAGTTTTGATCAAACATCAGTCTGCAGCGACGTCCCAATTTGAATTTATCTGCAGCTCAATGTGGAAAATTCCTCTCGGAAAAGCTCCACCTCCCTGTCTGTGCCAGAGGATCCACTCGAACCATTCTGCTGCCCACAGAAACCGACGTTTCCTCGCCGCCGTTCAGGCTAAGCAGATGGACTTCCAGAACCCGACTGCAGCCTCTCACAGCCCATGTTGGTCCAGGTGAGGCCACAGGAGTCAGAGGAGCTTCTTTACATCGTAACGTattttttctgaggtttttatcTCACATCGTGGAGGGTTAGCGATAGCATAagcattttcattcatttaagacagtaaaagagccatttggcctcaatttttactgatcaaaacctagaaggaatcacatagtcttactttagcctttaacactagaatccctggaactttcagcttctgcttcaatgcccccctccccttctcaaagtagtgttgtggtgatgaccttaaaccatcaacaatgacttcctgttttcgcaatgcagattgtaaggtttaaatttgcaggtgaaagaagtatttttaaaacagacaaatacaataaatgacaaactggtgacatgggggaggagggggggtgatacatttttgatgcttttaaaccatgaacattgtgtttacttttaaattttatttttacctcaaaactgttcaatgcaggtgaaagaaatctttttaacacagacaaatgcctttaaaccatcaacaatgacttcctgattgcgcaatgcagaatgtcatgtttaaatttaagtttgacatgcattccagattccgccactagacggtcaagtggttatggctgcggactcacattcagaaggtcatgggttcgaatcccgctccggattagtccacattaaatacttgtttttacttttaaattttatttttaccttaaaactgttcaatgcaggagaaagaaatattttgaacacagacaaatgcctttaaaccatcaacaatgacttcctgatttcgcaatgcagaatgtcatgtttaaattNNNNNNNNNNNNNNNNNNNNNNNNNNNNNNNNNNNNNNNNNNNNNNNNNNNNNNNNNNNNNNNNNNNNNNNNNNNNNNNNNNNNNNNNNNNNNNNNNNNNNNNNNNNNNNNNNNNNNNNNNNNNNNNNNNNNNNNNNNNNNNNNNNNNNNNNNNNNNNNNNNNNNNNNNNNNNNNNNNNNNNNNNNNNNNNNNNNNNNNNNNNNNNNNNNNNNNNNNNNNNNNNNNNNNNNNNNNNNNNNNNNNNNNNNNNNNNNNNNNNNNNNNNNNNNNNNNNNNNNNNNNNNNNNNNNNNNNNNNNNNNNNNNNNNNNNNNNNNNNNNNNNNNNNNNNNNNNNNNNNNNNNNNNNNNNNNNNNNNNNNNNNNNNNNNNNNNNNNNNNNNNNNNNNNNNNNNNNNNNNNNNNNNNNNNNNNNNNNNNNNNNNNNNNNNNNNNNNNNNNNNNNNNNNNNNNNNN includes these proteins:
- the capn5b gene encoding calpain-5 isoform X1 translates to MNDVILWGFGVTAALPVPQGCSMFTSVKAFEGQQYSTLKRQCLQSGLLFEDPRFPAIDDSLFYLGNRIGRVVWKRPRELCEDPHLFVDGISAHDLHQGQLGNCWFVAACSSLASRESLWQKVIPDWKEQEWDTEKPDSYAGIFHFRFWRFGEWVDVVIDDRLPTVDNQLVYCHSNDSNEFWSALVEKAYAKVYGCYEALDGGNTADALVDFTGGVSEPVDLLEGQMATDEVARNQLFERVLKVHNRDGLISCSIRATTVEDMEARLDCGLVKGHAYAVTDVRKVRLGHGLLAFFKSEKLHMIRMRNPWGEKEWSGPWSDSSEEWNKVSKSEREKLGVTVQDDGEFWMTFDDFCQYFTDLILCRLINTSYLSIHKTWEEEVIQGSWVHRQDPLRNRAGGCINHKNTFLQNPQYVFDVKKVEDEVLICLQQKEKRATPKEGKGENLAIGFDIHRVEVNRKYRMHTAQQKVAGSIYINSRCVFLRKEMKEGRYVIIPTTFDPGQQGDFLLRVFTDVPSDCKELTLDEPPQTCWTGMCGYPQLVTQVHVLNAEGLQGQDSNGELHCLNPQKKRLLGKAQAVDSYVIITCEGERVRSPVQKDTRCPNFDVKGLFYRKKPKEGIHIEIYNRNMIVDTFLGQVILFSDPNERQEQHTLHLRDKGSRQDNNLPGTLTVRLITSTTLTNI
- the capn5b gene encoding calpain-5 isoform X2 → MNDVILWGFGVTAALPVPQGCSMFTSVKAFEGQQYSTLKRQCLQSGLLFEDPRFPAIDDSLFYLGNRIGRVVWKRPRELCEDPHLFVDGISAHDLHQGQLGNCWFVAACSSLASRESLWQKVIPDWKEQEWDTEKPDSYAGIFHFRFWRFGEWVDVVIDDRLPTVDNQLVYCHSNDSNEFWSALVEKAYAKVYGCYEALDGGNTADALVDFTGGVSEPVDLLEGQMATDEVARNQLFERVLKVHNRDGLISCSIRATTVEDMEARLDCGLVKGHAYAVTDVRKVRLGHGLLAFFKSEKLHMIRMRNPWGEKEWSGPWSDSSEEWNKVSKSEREKLGVTVQDDGEFWMTFDDFCQYFTDLILCRLINTSYLSIHKTWEEEVIQGSWVHRQDPLRNRAGGCINHKNTFLQNPQYVFDVKKVEDEVLICLQQKEKRATPKEGKGENLAIGFDIHRVEVNRKYRMHTAQQKVAGSIYINSRCVFLRKEMKEGRYVIIPTTFDPGQQGDFLLRVFTDVPSDCKELTLDEPPQTCWTGMCGYPQLVTQVHVLNAEGLQGQDSNGAVDSYVIITCEGERVRSPVQKDTRCPNFDVKGLFYRKKPKEGIHIEIYNRNMIVDTFLGQVILFSDPNERQEQHTLHLRDKGSRQDNNLPGTLTVRLITSTTLTNI